The nucleotide window cggagcttactcaaactcatgtccactgagtcaatgatgccatccaaccatctcatcctgtcatccccttctcctcctgctttcaatctttcccagcatcagggtcttttcaaatgagtcagttctttgtattagTTCCCCAGAACAGAAAGTCAAATACCCCATTAATAATTTTGCACATGAATTACATACTGaagtaatattttggatatattggattaaatattataattaatattaatgTTTCTTTGTACTTCTAAAAAATGTAGCTACTGGAACATTTTAAATCACACATTATTCTCTATTAGGcatcactgatccagtggtttccCATTGCTCTTAGGGTTGGACACAGATTTGTCACTGAGACCATCAAGGTCCCCTGTGACCTGCCAGCTCTCCCGAGGCTGAGTGAGGGCCCCACTCTCCTTGGTCAGCATGTTTCAGGCATGTAGCCTTGCTGTTCACCCAGCACGCCACTGCTTTTTCTTGATGCAGGACTTTCCCTGCCATGTCCCTACCCGTCATGTTCTCTCCTGAGATCTTGACTCGCTGAATCCTCCCACCTTTCACAGTCTTCTCTAGAGGACATCTCCCTCCCCAGGGCTATCTCATGCCCTACTTTAATTTCCTCAGAAGACTTCATCAGTATAGAAATTACCTTGTTAATTTCTTTGTGTAACGTTTTGTTGTCTCTTTCCTCCTGACTACAGCTTAAGTCCTTAGAAACCAGGGACCCCCTTCTGCCTTATTGTCCTTTGTAGCTCAAGGCCTGACACACAGTGGGTATACAATACATATTTGATAAATGATTGAATTGACAAATACAGAACCATGGACAAGGACTCCTGGCTAGACCAGCATAGGGTATTGGGATGATGGCTTTCAGCACATTTCCTCCTATATGGTCCACACGCCATAGCCCTCTCTAGACTGTGACTTCCTTGAAGGCCTTCGCATCTGTTCACCACTACATCTCCAGGGTTCCCAGCCCACCCCTGTGTGCAAGGTGAAAGCTCAGAAGATATCTATGGAATGAACACATGAATACAAAACCAAGGCTGGTGCCCTAGACCCCACATCTTcctgcagaaaacaaagagatttCATCAGTTTTCTTTGAATCAGCTTCTACCTTGAATATTTCTGGTGCTTTGCGAACTGTGGAGAAGTTTTTAGTAACTGTATTCATGAAACAGCAGCAAATGACATTGGTCCTCTTTGTGGCCCTGGGTATCACAGTCAGCCATTTACAGAACTTGCCAGGTCAGCCAGAACAGACATTTTTGACCTTCACTGACCGGGTCTGCAAAATCaggttgggttttttgtttgtttgttttggtttaacTGGCCTTCCTGGCTTCAGGAGTCCCCTCCTCAGTGAGGTGTTCCCTGATCATTCATCCCAAATTAGGCCTCAGGCACACTTCTGTCCCTTCTATCACAGCACTTGATTTTAGTTGCTCCTTAGTATTTACCATGAGCTGATgttctctctttcatttatttattttctttttcggTTGTCTTCTCCGCAGTGGGATGTGTGCACTTTGAGAGCCGAGGCCTGGCCGGTCTTGTTTGTTGTAGAAACTCTGGTGTCTGGAACGGtgttggcacagagtaggtgctgcATGAATCCCCGGTGAATGACTAACTAGTCAGCTGCAACCAAGAGCTGCTTTGTGGACCAGTGACCTACTGGTGCCAGACGCCCCCTCACTTCTGGTACTGCATCCTGAGCTGCAAGTGAACTCAACAAACTCTCTCTTCTGAAGAAAGAGAGAGTATTACCCTTAGGTAATACATGCTCATTGCAATCTAACACAAAACTGGGATGCAAAACACCAGTGGTCACAGACAGGAAAGAAAAGCCCAAACAAACTATACCAGGAAATTTAGCAACTGCTTTGTGGCTCGGGGGACGTTTTGCTTACAGAGACTGCATTGATCTTGTTGCAAACAGCCACATTGTCCTGGCAGCTGTTATGGTGTGGCTGCCTCCATGGATGGTACTTTGGAACCTTCTGTTACACCCTTAGACACTTATATCCACTGGTTTCTCTGGGTCATGGTGTGACTCATTCACCTACTAAAGAATGATTCCTAAACCAGCCCACACAAATATGATCTTCAAAATTGAATACTTTTCCTCTTAAAGTTTAGGATTTTCCCATTCTCTTTCTAACTTTGGGTTCTGAGAAGTTCCTGGTAGTTCATTAGTGCCGAGAGTCACTAAGCTTTACATGTAAAGAAACCTTGCCTTTGACTGCATCAATTCTGGCACTCAGTAtacaggaggaaggaagggacttCCGGTTCTCATGCCCTGGGAGACTCGGTTACATGTCTAAGACAGAAAAGCGGGAATGAGGACAACAGATTTCCAGCAGTTCCAAAGTGGTTCTGCTATACATGTGGCAAAAGTGCATGGACTGCTGAGACTAGATCCAGGTTTAATTTGCCCTTGAAAGTCAGCAGGGAAAGGCAACCACAGAGACAGGCTTTAGGAAGTACAGCTCCATTTCTGTCCATTTCAAAGTCTGGTCCATTTCTGCAGAAAATGAGGGAAGTGTGACACTCCAGCCAGAAGAGGAGGGTTCCAGAGACCCACCTGGCTCTCTCTAGCTGCCACTTTGGCCAAACCATCTACTCCCTTTGAGACGAACTGTCCACATTTGCTACGAGGATTACATGTTCAGTCCTACTTACCTACATCGATTGCTTTTGGGATTAAATGAGGATGTTTGTGAAAGCATTTTGTGAAACTTAAATTCAAATTATTCAAATGTAAGttgctatttttattaatatcctCTTTCTTATTATACTAGTACTGTACACCTTCCTGAATGACTTCTGTACAGCAGCCATTGATTGTGCCACTTACGACAGGTAGAGAAAAAGTATGTTGCTTTTGCCTCCAACAGTCGCAGAGTCTGAGCTGGGGAGACAGATAAAGAAACACTCTAATCCAGTGTCATCAGTGCTGTGTTAAATGCTCCAGGAGTGGGGAAAAGGGGAGGTAGGCGTCAGAGTCAGGATTTGGAGGCCTCAAGATGGGCTTCTGGAACCAGGTGAATTGAGCAAAGTCTTGAAGGATACATAGGTAGGAGGTCTCTGGATGGAAAGTGGAGGAGGGATTCTTCCAGCACAGGGGCGGGCAGGGGGGTGGTGCTCATGGTACTGGTGCAGCTTTGCATGCCGAGGAAATGTGGATGGGGTACTGACTTCTTGTAGGCAATAAGGCAGGAGGCCAGGAGTAAACCATGTAAGTATCTCTGGTGGTGGAGGCAATAGGAAGCCTTTGGAAGTGTTTTCTCAGAGATGTGGTTGTTTGGATGTGTGGCTGAAGTGTGTGGTTGATGGTTGGAGGGAGGCAAAACTGAAGGTGAAGAAACCAGTCTGAAGGAGATGAAAGCAACGAAACTCCTGCACAAAGGCAATGACCGAGGGGAAGCTTTATGGCTCCTCGTGCCCCATGGGCGGCTGGGAGGAGACTGGTGGTGGGGTTGAGGAAGACACACTGACTGGGAAAACAGAGGCAGGACACCTCCCGGGGTGGGGGCCTAAGGACTGTCACGTGGAGACGGCCCACAGGCAGCTGGGTCCACAGTCTGGAGCTCAGGGCAGAATCTGGGACTGAAGATACCAGATTTGATGGTCTTCATGCAGATGCCTAGTGGGTCTTCACGCTGTGGGTGATGGAGTGACAAGAGGAAAAGGACATGGATAGATTTTTCAAGTACAGTGACCTTAATGGGTGGGTCAAGGGGGAAAAGTCCCATGGTGGATGTTGAGAAGTCATCAGAGAGGCTGGAGGAAGTCAGGAGAAACATGTGCCACAGGGGTGCAGGAAGGAGGGAATTTCAGGATGGAGTCTGCACATACTCAGAACCTCACAAGTGTTGACGAGGAGAGAACAAAAGAGGGACCGTTGGATTTGTTCACTGAGGGAGGGGCACTCAGGAGTCTGGCTGCACAGGtaacagggagagagaaaggaggcagGGGGCTACTAGCTAGATTCTAGGACCCTTGGTGAAAAGGGAGGACAGCAGCCCAAGGTGGAGAGAGGGTGCAGGGTGGGGGAAGTTGGCTCTGAAAGAtggtagaaaaataaatgtatttacatACAGCAGGGAAAAGTAAAAATGAGGTTGAAAATTTAGGAATAAGAGCTGATGTTCTGTGGACCACCTCCCTGGTGAAGTGGAAAAGGATCCACAGTCCCTGTGAAAGAAGGGAAGGATGGAGCCAAGTGAAGGTAAGCCTAAGGGGAGAAGGCAGGACCTGCCAGAAGGAGAGCCATTAGGACCAGAGGACTGAACAGTGGGAGAGCCTATGGCACCCAAGGAAGGAAGAGCCAATGGGGGCAGAGCATAGGTCCTcactttccagcccagggacccACCCACATCTGTCATCCCCATACTGCTTCCCATCCTACTCACATCTGGGGTGGGCAAAGTGATGCGTCATCCATCCATAGGCTcaaaagaaaagcagaaccaGGCAATGGTGGCAGCAGGGGGTTCATTCAGACACTGCAGGTAGAggggcatttattttaaaaagaacaagttTCCAGAGAGAACAGTGGGAACGCTGAGGAGGGACTTACTCAGAGGAGGGAAGCACAGAGCCAAGATCTGGACTCCCAGCTGGAGGCTTTACACTAAACATGCAAACTCGatgtattaaaaatgttttccaattttccatctcttttacctgatgttctttctcaggcctttatcaagtgtactagaaaagcttttgtatacacatatatcaatgtatgtaaaacatacatattttagaaaacttaagaaTTTTGGCCTAGttgaaaaatttatgacattttgatttcacatgtttgacttagtatgaatagaatgctagatttctaatttaaaaaaatagatacacaacAATTAACAGagttttactgtatagcacagggaactatagtcaatatcttataataacctataatggaaaataatatgaaaaataatatatatgtgtaactgaatcacctaGCTGTGCACCtcaaacattgtaagtcaactttcttcaataaaatatagtatgctaataaaaaattaagttgaaTTCAACCCCATATCAGGTTAGAGACTAGTTGCCATATCCCCAAATGATCAATTGCTCAAAATCCAGCTTCTATTTTTAAACTAGTGTATGCATGTAAATATGACTACAGCCTCAGATTTTTGATATAGGAGCTGTGCGAATATTTGAGGCAAGAATGGCATTTCAAGTTATCCTTTATGAACTTCTCCCAGCATTAAAATGTCTCTTCTTTGGATGGATACTCcctattttaaacttaaaatgcaGTCTCAACGAGATCACAGTAAAGTAGGTTCCGACTTCTCTAGATGATCATAGTTTATGCTCCTTTCCCATAGTTTATGCTCCTTTCCCATCGGCCCTTCCCCCCAACtccaaaacaggaaaacaaaagtaaaccaaATGAGCCTACAGTTTCAGAGCTTTTTAGAGGCTTGTTCACCTCTATAAGGTATTAATGGCCAATTTCACAGTTACTTTGCTACATAGAGTTTCAAGGGAAATATCTATTTGATTCTGCAAGATTCTACAATATTTGTACGAAAATAATCATATGGGCCCTAATTATGGAAGAGACACAGGGAAGAATAACTCTGTGTTCGAGACCATTTGTTCTTCACAAATGTGGTATATGGGAAGCCTTCCTTTAGGATTTGTATCTCATTCCTGACCCTGAGTATCTGTTAGGTATTCgctaaaatgaaaaaatgccTTGAGTACTTTACTCCTAAATGTCACACAGGATTCTGCTTCTGAAACCAATTTGATATGGCTTTtaccctctcctgcccccttAAGGAATAATATTCCTGTTCTACATTTTGATGCCTTATTGACACATTTTTATGGGAAAagctaatagaaaaaaaaaaacttccctggtggttcagatggtaaagaatctgcctgcaatgtagaagaccagggttcaatccctgggtcgggaagatcccctggagaaggaaatgggaacccactgcagtattcttgcctcaagaattccatagacagaggagcctggtgggctacagtccatggggtcacaaagagttggacaccgatgagcaactaacacacattggGGGCTTATGTGCCAAGCACCACTCCAAATGTTTTGCCTGCATttactcatttcatcctcacaatccTATGAAATATCACCTGGGGAGGTACAAATACCACCTTATGGTACAAAGAAGGTACAGAGAAGTAATTTGCCTGGACTTACAACCTCAGCAACCTGAAGCCAGATCATGTGCTTTGGCTCTAGTTTTTGGCCTCCAAGCCAATTCATATACCTGAAAATTTCAATGCAACCATAGCAAACTTCCTGGAATTCCCCAAACTGGACTTACACATTTACCTCTGTCTGTGTTTCCCTTCCCATTCCCATCTCTTCCTTTACCGCATCTGTCAGGTCTCCGCTTCAGGTGCCAACGCTCTGAAGACCTTACCTGGCTTACTCTCCAATCAGAATCCATCTCTTTGTTCTTAGGTGCCCTTTGTTGAAACTTTGCTGGCATGTCCCACATCAGGCCTGGGATGAATCACTTGGATGTTTGTCTATCTCCCTAGCTAAACTGAGAGCTCTGGGAGGGCAGGGGGTGAGTGGGTCTTAATGTTATCTTTTTAGCGCTTGCAGGGGGCTTGCTGGGCACTCAGTAGGTGCTAGGGTTTTCGGATATGAGAATCATTTGTTTTAAGGAGTCGCGAGGTGCCGTCGGGCGGCTGTGTCTTGTCTGGGACGACGGTGTGGGCTGAGCCGCCCTGGTCCGGCCGCTCTCCACGCCGGCCCCCACCCGCCCTGGCCTGGCTTGCCGCTTGGCAGGGCTCCGGCGGCCGCGAGGGCCTCTGCTGCCCCGACACTGGCCTCGGCCCAGTTTCCCGGCTTCTAAATGCGGCCCAGAGCTACCGGGGGAACTGGAAAAACACTGGCAGGAGGCCCCACCCCCGGGCCCGGCGGGTCGGGCGGCCGCGTTTCTGCGGCTAAGGGCCTGCTGCTTGGGAGGCGCTGGGGCCCCGGGCGGGGAAGCGGGGGAGGCGGCCGGGCGCGGGCGGCTGCCTGCCTGTCAGCGGGAGCGGGCGCGGGCTCGTGTGTCAgcggctccctcctccctctccccccgcCACCGCCGGCCGGGCCTCCCggcctcccgccgccgccgccgccgcccgctccCCCCgcggcctggcaggctgccggcTGCACAGGCGGGGGTTCGCGCCGTTCTCACGACCTCTCAGGTTGCCTGAGCTCATCTGGGAGCTATTCATTTCCTGCCAGAAAGCAGCCGGGCCTGCTAAGCAAACCACCTTGGCCGCAGGGCCGCCGGGGCTGGCCCGGCGTGGCCGCCCCGGCCTGCTCCCCGCCCGGGCCGCGAGCCGCTGCGGCCTCCCTGGAACCCCCGGCGGCCCCGGCGGGCGCGCGGCGGGGGCAGCTTGGCCGCCCATCTGGTTGCACTTAGGAGCCGGGGAGGAAGCTAGCAGCGGGTTGTTACCGGCCAAGGGGTGTGGGAAAAGTTAATTGACTTTAATGACAGGTTTCCCGGGACGGCGGTGACGATGAGGGGGTCCAACTTAACCCCTAGGTCCCCACTCCAGCAACACGTGGGATGGAATGGGGCGCGCGGAGGGGGCGCTCCTCCCAGTGGCGGCAACTTGCTACTTAGAGAAGGATCCCGACTCTAGACCTAGGAGAGCcaaccaccccccgccccgcttCCAGTTCAGCGCCTTTCCAGCTCCGGATGCTGCCGGGCACGGCGGGGGGCCCGAGCCCGGGAGGGTCTCCATTGAGAGGCTAATGCAAGCGGCGGCAAGGCCGGCGGCCCGCATCCGGACATGGAGATTGGAGCCGCACCTTATCGGGAGCCACCGGCACCGCCCCGGGGCGGAGGAGAGGGGCTGCTGGGTGCGACTCAAGATTGTGTAATTAGTTCTGGCCCGAAGGATCCTGATGTGGGCTAGACTGAAGCTTCTCCTCTCCCCCAGCTAATTACTGCCCAAAGAGCCTGGGTGCAGGAGAGTACAGGGCGTCAGAAGTAAATACACTCTTTTCACGGACTTGGAGATGTCCCGGAGAAGGGAAATGACTCACCCAAAGAGATACAGTGAGGTTGACGGCAGAACCGGCATAAGAGCCTGAAAATCCCCACTGGGGCCTAGGGTCCCCCCTTTCTTTTCGTTTTGTACGGAAATGCCTCATCTATTAGTTTAAACACAAATTTCGGGGGGGGAAAGACCACTTTCAAACTACAAATTATTTTCAAACGAACAAATGTTTACGTCTTTTAACATTATCACTCCCCTCAATATCTGTGtacttttaatattaataaaaatccgCTTTTTCCCGTTGTTCCCCTACAGCACAGGGAAGATGAAGAGATTGAGTTTTGAGTTGATTTAATGattgcactgtgtgtgtgtcaatttttaagaatataaatatttttataaaaatgagatcCTGTTGTCTCCCTTATTTCTACCAGGACACTTCCAGTGGAGCCAGAGGACAGATTTACCAAGTGAAGCATTTGAGCTTCACTTGTGTCTTAAAAGAGCAATTGTTATTATGTCTGTGTTTAAACAGGAGAGAAATGGCAGGAAAATGATATGATAaagaagggtgtgtgtgtatgtctatttctttggtgggaatgtatgtTGAGCACCTTTCACAGAGGCAAAATGAGGCAAGTAGGAGCCAAaatctttaaagtattttttaaaccttTCACTCTAGATCTGAAGCTGGATGGAAGCTATTTGAGTAGAAAACTGACTGCTGTCTGCTAGATCATTCCAGTGATAGAGCCGCTCTCCACACTGGCCTGTGGGAAAGGCCAGCCAGGCAGGGGAGAGGTAAAGCTtttgaaataagacagaaaatcGTTGGCTTTATCTTTGTTAGGAAAGCTTCAAAGATTGATCTCTCCCGCCTCATCCTTCTCCTCCCAGAAGCCCTTCTAAGAgaagggggggtgggggcggtgagaGCAGGCTGGCGGGAGGGGCCGGGCCGGGAGGAGGACTGGCCGGCGGTGCGGGAGGAGGGCGCGCCCGCCAGACCCACAGCGCGGCTGATGTGTCTGGTCTCGCAGGGCTCGTGGTTTTCATTTCCCCAACACCTGGATGCAGTCAAACACCTGGCCAAATCTGACAAAATCTGACAAGCCTTTGTGATGGGATTTGGAAGAAATTCCCTGCAGATCCTGGCACAGTTTAAAGCTGTCCGCTTTGAGTTAGGACTTGTTAAGGAGGGTTATGTGAGCTGAAACCCGAGACAACCCTTTTGCTTCTATCTGGAGCCCACATCTTGCCTGGAAATGGGGCATGACCAAGCAAAGGGGTCGCTTGCTGTTTGTATTAAAAGGGGAAGATGGCCTGTGTGCTTGCCAGGACGGCCTCCACATGCTTTCTCTATTAGAGCCAAGCACAGAAACTTATCAAAAACATATGTCCGGTGTTAATCATCTGGACTGGGGCTCCACTTGGGAGTCTAACTAGCTGTTCCTTGGCAGAAGGAATCTGTTGACCTTCTCAGCTTGCTTGAAGAGGGTGCAGAGAGGCATTTCAAACTTTTAGGTGCTGGTACAGAAAATGTCTAGCTGCAAGGATTGACTAATTAGATAAAGACTCCAACACTTGAAGGCTGGAGCTGCAGCTATGAAGACGGTTTTTACTTGGATGCTGGTGAGATACCCTAGGGCAGGAGCCACCCTTAAATGTGCAGTGGGGACCTAGTACTGGGTTGATTAACTTCATGAATTCAGCCCCCTTCCATCTTCCTCAGGAGCCAGTATGAGAAccaggactgaatgactttacCCACCTGCAACTAAAAAGGTTTTTGAAATCTTTTAAGAGACTGACCACAAATTGACCAAGGAAGCCATAACAGATGGGTTCTCACAAATGAAATGGAATTTAGCTCAAGGAGCCAGTAAAAGGCTTGatgggtttttttaaattttcttttaataacaaAAGGAGCCAATTCCTAAATTCTCAGATTATGTGTAATTCAAATTCTGGCAAGACCTTCATTTTTACATATTCTGAAATAATCAATTCTAAGACATAAGAGCCTTCactctttttacttttattatattttctcaaataaaCTTCCCAAAAGGAAGATATTTTAAGAGCATTTTCAAACGTCTTTGGCatcacataaaaaagaaatctcgTGTAAAAAACGAAATGTCATCTGAACTTTTATCATACAAAGGCGCAATCCAATatgaacatataaaatatatacaaatatagtgCATGGTCAGTCACTTAATACAGCTCTCTACAAAAAAGtaactttagaaattaaaaaaaaaaagtaaccactTAATCTCAAaagtcctcccttctctctcatgGTCCAAGTTCCTGTTTATCATCGTGAGGGAAGAGAGATGGTTTGGGGAATTTAGGGGGAGCGGTGGCCTAAGCCCCTCAGTTCCGCCACGGTCTCCACATGGAGTCTGCCGTGAGAGAGGGGCCGCTGGAAGGTGACACTGCGTTGGGGCCCACCGAGGTCCCGCTGTTGCTGGTGTAGACTGGGATGACTGGGCCGCTGTGAGCGAAGGCCCCATTGGGGATGAGGAAGGCAAACTGGCCGTCCGGAGCCGGCACCACCTGGAAGCCGCCGAACACCTTAGCCGCCTCTCCAGCAGGGCTGCCCAGCTTGCAGGGCGCGCCGCCGGGAGGGGGCGCCGCACCCCCGGGGATCGGCacgagcggcggcggcggcgcgaaCGGCGCGTGCTGCGGGCCGCCAGGTCCTGGCGGGGGCGGCGGTGGCGCCTGCAAGGCGGGGTGCGGCTGCCCTGGGTAGGTCATGGCGTTGATCTGGGTCATACAGTTGGCCAGGTGGCCGAGCAGTCGGGTGCGCACCTCGGTGTTAACGCCCTCACACGTGGACAGGAAGCGGGTCACCTCGTTCATGCACTCGCTGAAGCCGGCGCGGTACTTCCCCAACACGCTCGGGTCTGTGCTTAGCGCGGCTGCGGGCCAGAAGGAGACGGATGGGTCACCGAACGGCCCTGGCCCCGAAGCCACCGCCTCCGCCCTGGGAGGTCCCGGCGGCGCGCCTCCCTGACCACCCGCCCGCGGAACTGCCTCTGGGTAGCTGGTTGGGTTTAGAAAAACCATCCACCTCTCCACACTAGCTTGGCGACCGACCCCGAGACGCTCCCTCTTCATTCCCTGTAGCTTCATTTAACCTGATCTGAAGCCTGAAAtgtgcctcctccccacccccgcgcAATGTGACCTTGGATAGTGCCCCTTCCCCCCTCTTCTGCACCATCCGAGCCTTATATCCCCTTATGTAGCGGGCGAGGAGGGCGTGCTAAACTAGATGACCCCAGGCTCCACGCAGCTTAAAAACCACCACGGTTCTAAATCTTTTCACCCCCATCCGCTTCCCCCACTGCCAAGCCGCCCGCCGTCCGCCGCCCTCGCCACTAcaacctctctccctccctttccggAACAGTAACAACTTGGAGTTGTGGCTATAAATAAGCCCCAGACCGTGGGAACGCAAGAGTGAGCCAAGGCAGTAAAATGTAGCTGAATGCCTCTCACAACCACGGGCGGAAGTCTGGAAGAAATCACCGCGGGGCGAGAGGGACGCCCGCAGAGGGGGACGCGGCGAGCCGCTCTCACCCGTCATCTGTGCCCGCTGCAGGTTCCGGAGGTGTTTCACTGTCATTTCCAGAATGTCCGCCTTCTCCAGCTTGGAATGCCGCGAACTCTGCACAGAAGAGGAGGCAAAGGACGAAAGTGAGAGCCTCGCCAGAGGCCTCGGAATGGTGGGGGTCCGTCCCTCCCCCCGGCCACGGCGGCGACAGCCCTAGACCTCGGCTAGAGGGGCCCAGCTCTCCCGCCTCTGAGAATGCTGTGCAGGCAGGGAAGACCCCGCAGGCAAGGGGATTTCATTCTTAATACCTGGgagatagagggggaaaaaaaaaaaggcagaattaCCCACTTACATCTTTTTTAAGAGCATCCAAAATCAGTGTTTTTAGCTGGCTCAGACTTTCATTTATTCTTGCTCTTCGTCTTTTCTCCATGATAGGCTTTGATGactgtaaagaaaaaattttaaaaagagcgcTTGAGTTCCCATGGGACCTGCCATTTCTCCCCGCGATTTTAAGGGAGAAAAGAGCCCCCAACCCCGACTTAATTTCTTGGGGGTGCAGAGAAATACAGGTACTGCCCTTACCTTTCTGTGCTCAGATGCTGTCTTTGGTTTATCCGGTGTCGTGTTGACACTGGCTGGGGTAGCAGCCACCGGGGACGAGGAGTTTTTCTCCATTATATCAgctggcattttctttttctttttttttaatccctagagaattttatttttggagttcttcacacacaaaaaaaattgtCTTGCTTATGTCCCTTTTACTTTATACTTTCTCAAAACTACTGAGCAAGTGCTGAGGGTTTATTATAATATCTTATGGCTACTTGGTGATCGGTAGCGCAATTCCAGGACCAAGGAGAGAGGTAGACGGGGGATTCCGCTGTTATCAGCACCAGCTCCGGATCCTGTGTGATCCCCAGGCCCTGGCGGCCTCTATATATATCTGGGACTGCACGCGAACGGCTCGTGTGAAACTTCCCAAACTTTCTTTCCCACAGTAACTTTCAGCCAATGGGAGGAGGAGACACGCGGCACCGCTCGTGGACCGCGCCCCCCCATTGGCCGCCAGGCACAAGGCCTGGCGGCCAATGGCGCGCGCCTGAGCCCGGGGCACCAGAGGCTACAACGTCAATCAAAAGGATTTTAACCCTTTGCTACTCTCCCTGCT belongs to Bubalus kerabau isolate K-KA32 ecotype Philippines breed swamp buffalo chromosome 2, PCC_UOA_SB_1v2, whole genome shotgun sequence and includes:
- the HES1 gene encoding transcription factor HES-1; amino-acid sequence: MPADIMEKNSSSPVAATPASVNTTPDKPKTASEHRKSSKPIMEKRRRARINESLSQLKTLILDALKKDSSRHSKLEKADILEMTVKHLRNLQRAQMTAALSTDPSVLGKYRAGFSECMNEVTRFLSTCEGVNTEVRTRLLGHLANCMTQINAMTYPGQPHPALQAPPPPPPGPGGPQHAPFAPPPPLVPIPGGAAPPPGGAPCKLGSPAGEAAKVFGGFQVVPAPDGQFAFLIPNGAFAHSGPVIPVYTSNSGTSVGPNAVSPSSGPSLTADSMWRPWRN